A genomic stretch from Pseudoliparis swirei isolate HS2019 ecotype Mariana Trench chromosome 18, NWPU_hadal_v1, whole genome shotgun sequence includes:
- the LOC130208293 gene encoding transmembrane reductase CYB561D2 gives MVFNKENGSELRIYAWIRTASAVLSHCLCVVFTVFVAVLSRPGTSWFSWHPFLMTLAFSFFMTEAILIFSPYGSLLKKFSHKTKGRIHWFLQVLCVSCAVLGLAAIVYNKHLNGKPHFTSWHGLLGLLTVCVVGLQSVAALPLVYHSLAKGWSVAKLKRYHTATGLVTYLLGSASLLLGLSSAWFTGSVGEYGWYLSALCCALNALIIMNQVSSGYTSKKRLQS, from the exons atggtcttcAACAAAGAGAATGGGTCTGAGCTGCGGATCTACGCTTGGATTCGCACAGCTTCCGCAGTTCTGTCGCACTGTCTCTGCGTCGTCTTCACTGTGTTCGTCGCAGTTCTGTCCCGACCGGGTACAA GTTGGTTTTCCTGGCATCCTTTCTTGATGACACTAGCA TTCTCCTTCTTCATGACAGAAGCCATACTTATTTTCTCCCCCTATGGCTCCCTCTTGAAGAAGTTCTCACACAAGACCAAAGGTCGCATCCACTGGTTCCTGcaggtcctctgtgtgtcctgtgcagTCCTGGGTCTGGCAGCCATCGTTTACAACAAACACCTGAATGGTAAACCTCACTTCACCTCGTGGCACGGTCTGCTGGGCCTGCtcacggtgtgtgtggtggggctgCAGTCGGTGGCAGCGTTGCCTCTCGTCTACCACTCCCTGGCCAAAGGCTGGTCCGTGGCCAAACTCAAACGCTACCATACAGCAACTGGACTTGTCACATACCTGCTGGGCAGTGCCAGCCTGCTCCTCGGACTCAGCTCTGCCTGGTTTACTGGATCAGTCGGGGAGTACGGCTGGTACCTGTCGGCCCTCTGCTGTGCTCTCAATGCCCTCATCATAATGAACCAAGTCAGCAGTGGGTATACGTCAAAGAAACGTCTGCAGTCCTGA